The Thermococcus sp. EP1 genome includes the window TAAATAGCCCAATGCCACCATATTGACAGTTAGTGCTAAACCAGTGCTCTCTTCTGCAATTCTAGTAAATGGAACACCTATATAATCCCTATCAGGATGTACTAGCTCCGTGTCAACTATTAAAAGGCCATCCTCTTTAAGTGAACTTTTTGTTGAGTTATAACCAAGTTGAGCAAGTGCAAGTAAAACATCTGCTTTGGTTACCATTAAATCATAAATGGGCTCTTCTGAAATTATGAGATCTGCTATAGAGTGACCTCCTCTACTTTGGGAGCCATAATCCTGAGTTTGGATAACATTAAGGCCCTCTATGGCAGCAGCTTCCCCTAGGATAACCCCTGCTAGTATTACGCCCTGCCCACCGAATCCAGCTATTCTAATCTGCATTTTTATCACCCAACCCATACTGCTTAGCCACTTCTTCGATAAGGAAGTTAAGTTCTTCTGTGAACTCAGGTTTTTCTCTATTCACAAGTTCTCCAACTATGATCTTTCCTTCAAGTTCCTCTGGAGAAAGTGTCTTGGCTTTACTTATGGGAACACTATTCTTCTGGAACCACCTAAGCATCTCTGCTGGTGTTTTCATCCTATTTCTTCTTCCAAATTGAACTGGACACTGCGAAATTGCCTCAACAAGGGAGAAGCCTTTTACAGTTAGGGCCTTTTTTATACTCTCAATTAATTGGTAGACATGAAAAGTTGTCCATCTCGCTACGTAAGACGCTCCAGCAGAGGCCACGGTTTCTGCTATTTTTAATGGATG containing:
- a CDS encoding 2-oxoacid:ferredoxin oxidoreductase subunit gamma — encoded protein: MQIRIAGFGGQGVILAGVILGEAAAIEGLNVIQTQDYGSQSRGGHSIADLIISEEPIYDLMVTKADVLLALAQLGYNSTKSSLKEDGLLIVDTELVHPDRDYIGVPFTRIAEESTGLALTVNMVALGYLVAKTNVVKKESVEEAIRRRVPRGTEEINLKAFRIGYEEGLK